The Bosea beijingensis genome contains the following window.
TGCCGCTGGTCGATCGGCTCGCGCCCGAGCATCTCGAAATCATGACGACCGATCCCGAGCGGCTCGCGGGGCTGATCCGCAATGCCGGCGCGATCTTCCTGGGCGGCCACACGCCGGAGGCGATCGGCGACTATGTCGGTGGCCCCAACCATGTCCTGCCGACGGCCCGTTCCGCCCGCTTCTCTTCGGGGCTCGGCGTCGGCGATTTCATGAAGCGGACCTCGCTCTTGAAATGCGGCCCCGAGGGCCTGCGCGCGCTCGCGTCCGCCGCCACGCAATTGGCCGAGGCAGAGGGCTTGCAGGCGCACGGCCGATCCGTGACGATCAGACTCAATCGCTAGAGTATTGCGCGAAAAAGTGGGAACCGGTTTTTCGCAAGAGCAATACTCTCATGCTTAGTGATCTCGGCTCCGTCCGACAGGCGGCGCCATGGCCGGAGGAGCGATGTCCGACGTCTCGACTGCCACCAACCAGCGCCTGGTCGGCCTGACCCTCGACGAGAGCTCCCTTGGCCGCGGCACGCCCGATCAGGAGCATGAGCGCGCCGTCGCGATCTATGACCTGATCGAGCGCAACAGCTTCGTCATTCCCGAGCATGACGGCGGGCCGTATCTCGTGCATCTCGCCATGGTCGAGCGGCGCCTCGTCTTCGAGATCAAGCAGGCCGATGGCGCGCCGGTGGTGACGCATCATCTCTCGCTCAGCCCGTTCCGGCGCATCATCAAGGACTACGAACTGGTCTGCGACAGCTATTACGCGGCGATCAGGACCTCGACGCCGACGCAGATCGAGGCGATCGACATGGGCCGGCGCGGCCTGCATGACGAGGCTGCTGGCATCCTGGCCGAGCGGCTGGCGAGCAAGGTCGAGGTCGATTTCGACACGGCGCGCCGCCTCTTCACCCTGATCTATGCCCTACACTGGAAGGGCTGACGCGCTTGGAGCCCCCGCGCAAGGTCCAGAGCGTGCTCTTCATGTGCGCGATGAACGCCGTGCGCTCGCCCATGGCAGAGGCCCTGGCCAAGCACTTTTTCGGCAAGTCGATCTATGTCCAGTCGGCCGGAGCCCGCAAAGGCGAGATCGATGGCTTCGTGTCGACGGTTCTCGACGAGATCGGCATCGACCTCAGCCGCCACAAGCCGAAATCGATCGAGGAGCTGGAGGAGTGGGAAGGGCTGAATTTCGACCTGATCATCACGCTCTCGCCCGAGGCCCATCACAAGGCGCTGGACCTGACGCGGACCCATGCCGCCGAGGTGGAATACTGGCCGACCGTCGATCCCACCGTGTTCCAGGGCTCGCGCGAGCAGAAGCTCGACGCCTATCGCGACGTCAGGGACGGCCTGATCAAGCGGATCAAGCAGCGTCTCCAGAGCTGACGGAACTTATCGCACCAGCACGGCCCCGCCGCAGCGCACGCCGCTGACCCAGCTATCGGCCTGGCCGAGCCCGATCCCGAGCGTGCCGAGCACGCCGTTGAGGATCTGGTCGAGCGGCGTCGCGGCATTGCCGATGATTCCGCTGACGAGCCCATCCAGGCCGGGCAAGCCGAGGCCGAGCCCCAGCGCTTCCACGCGCAGCTCCAGGTCGCCGACGAGCCGCCCCAGCAGGGTGGCGACGAAATTGCGGGTCGAGGTCGTCTTCTTCTCGCTGCGCTGGATCTCCGGATAGCTGAAGCTGACGGTGGCCTCGGAGAG
Protein-coding sequences here:
- a CDS encoding low molecular weight phosphatase family protein; this encodes MCAMNAVRSPMAEALAKHFFGKSIYVQSAGARKGEIDGFVSTVLDEIGIDLSRHKPKSIEELEEWEGLNFDLIITLSPEAHHKALDLTRTHAAEVEYWPTVDPTVFQGSREQKLDAYRDVRDGLIKRIKQRLQS
- a CDS encoding UPF0262 family protein; amino-acid sequence: MSDVSTATNQRLVGLTLDESSLGRGTPDQEHERAVAIYDLIERNSFVIPEHDGGPYLVHLAMVERRLVFEIKQADGAPVVTHHLSLSPFRRIIKDYELVCDSYYAAIRTSTPTQIEAIDMGRRGLHDEAAGILAERLASKVEVDFDTARRLFTLIYALHWKG